One segment of Alnus glutinosa chromosome 2, dhAlnGlut1.1, whole genome shotgun sequence DNA contains the following:
- the LOC133860918 gene encoding single-strand DNA endonuclease 1 isoform X1 — protein sequence MGVKNLWDILESCKKTFPLHHLQNKRLCIDLSCWMVQLQNVNKSHSSMKEKSYLRGLFHRLRALIALNCSLIFVTDGSIPAIKLSTYRRRLNSGSEVTLDERNLQKVTSLRRNMGSEFSCMIKEAKVLAVALGIPCLDGIEEAEAQCALLNSESLCDGCFTSDSDVFLFGARTVYRDICLGDGGHVVCYEMADIEGQLGFGRNSLITLALLLGGDYSQGVYGLGPESACQIVKSVGDNVVLQKVASEGLSFVKKKRGSKKQGPVSKGNDKENSLDQEININGSEHDSQSNDQFLQVINAYLKPKCHSVDSDTVHRASAQYPFQRAKLQQICAQFFGWPPEKTDEYILPKIAERDLRRFCNLRSTSSDLGLKLPLHKMPVKCPLARIIKHRRAQGRDCYEVSWENLDGIETSIVPSELVQSACPEKIVEFERKAEEKKQNHRKARQKKSEKGSSVAEIDLKLQRLLLDIELGSSSVHDPSFSSVLISGNCTAATEVDLTNQDMLLDPKCSANCNGDMSCYQVGKSEVIDLLSPPPTRQHHTVSKFPQSNCQDIDVIDLSESETDVSPEHERKARELRLFLASIRDDVP from the exons ATGGGTGTGAAGAACTTATGGGATATCCTAGAATCATGCAAGAAAACTTTCCCACTCCACCATCTCCA GAACAAGAGGTTGTGCATAGATCTCTCCTGCTGGATGGTTCAACTTCAAAACGTAAATAAATCGCACTCCTCTATGAAGGAGAAGTCTTATCTTAGAGGTCTCTTTCATCGCCTCAGAGCTCTCATCGCTCTTAATTGCAGCCTAATTTTCGTTACAG ATGGATCAATTCCTGCTATTAAGCTATCAACTTATAGGCGCCGCTTAAATTCAGGAAGTGAG GTTACTCTAGATGAAAGAAACTTGCAGAAGGTGACCTCACTACGAAGAAATATGGGATCTGAGTTTTCATGCATGATCAAAGAGGCAAAAGTTTTGGCCGTGGCACTTGGTATCCCTTGTTTAGATGG GATTGAGGAGGCGGAAGCACAGTGTGCTTTGTTAAACTCAGAATCGTTATGT GATGGATGTTTCACTTCGGATTCTGATGTCTTCCTATTTGGTGCAAGGACAGTGTATAGGGATATCTGCCTTG GAGATGGCGGCCATGTCGTCTGCTATGAAATGGCAGACATTGAGGGACAGCTTGGATTTGGAAGGAACTCACTG ATTACCCTCGCCCTACTTCTTGGTGGTGACTACTCCCAAGGAGTTTATGGTCTGGGTCCC gAGTCGGCTTGTCAGATTGTTAAATCCGTTGGAGACAATGTTGTCCTTCAAAAAGTTGCATCTGAAGGACTGTCCTTtgtaaagaagaaaagaggttCAAAGAAACAGGGGCCTGTTTCCAAGGGCAATGACAAGGAGAACTCACTGGATCAAGAGATAAATATTAATG GAAGTGAGCACGATTCACAAAGCAATGATCAGTTCTTGCAAGTTATCAATGCTTATTTGAAGCCCAAGTGTCACTCGGTAGATTCTGATACCGTGCATAG GGCTTCTGCTCAATATCCTTTTCAACGTGCCAAACTTCAGCAGATATGTGCTCAGTTCTTTGGGTGGCCTCCAGAGAAAACAG ATGAGTATATCCTTCCAAAGATTGCTGAAAGAGATTTACGGCGATTTTGTAATTTGCGTTCCACTTCATCAGATCTAGGACTGAAGCTTCCACTGCACAAG ATGCCAGTAAAATGCCCTTTAGCTCGAATTATCAAGCACCGAAGGGCTCAAGGAAGAGATTGTTATGAGGTTTCATGGGAGAATTTAGATGGAATTGAAACTTCCATAGTACCATCAGAGCTCGTACAGAG TGCCTGTCCTGAGAAGATTGTGGAATTTGAGAGAAAAGCTgaagagaagaaacaaaatcacCGAAAAGCCAGGcaaaagaaatcagaaaaggGATCTTCTGTGGCTGAAATTGATCTAAAACTCCAAAGACTATTACTTGACATTGAATTGGGAAGCAGTTCTGTTCATGATCCCTCCTTTTCTTCTGTGTTGATATCAGGAAACTGTACTGCTGCAACAGAAGTTGATCTAACAAACCAAGATATGTTACTTGATCCAAAGTGCAGTGCTAACTGCAATGGTGATATGTCTTGCTATCAAGTTGGTAAAAGTGAGGTCATTGACCTCTTAAGCCCTCCCCCAACAAGACAACACCATACTGTTTCCAAATTTCCACAATCAAATTGTCAAGATATTGATGTGATTGATTTGAGTGAGTCGGAAACTGATGTGTCACCTGAACATGAGAGGAAGGCAAGAGAACTGAGGTTATTCTTAGCCAGCATTAGGGATGATGTCCCCTGA
- the LOC133860918 gene encoding single-strand DNA endonuclease 1 isoform X2, producing the protein MGSEFSCMIKEAKVLAVALGIPCLDGIEEAEAQCALLNSESLCDGCFTSDSDVFLFGARTVYRDICLGDGGHVVCYEMADIEGQLGFGRNSLITLALLLGGDYSQGVYGLGPESACQIVKSVGDNVVLQKVASEGLSFVKKKRGSKKQGPVSKGNDKENSLDQEININGSEHDSQSNDQFLQVINAYLKPKCHSVDSDTVHRASAQYPFQRAKLQQICAQFFGWPPEKTDEYILPKIAERDLRRFCNLRSTSSDLGLKLPLHKMPVKCPLARIIKHRRAQGRDCYEVSWENLDGIETSIVPSELVQSACPEKIVEFERKAEEKKQNHRKARQKKSEKGSSVAEIDLKLQRLLLDIELGSSSVHDPSFSSVLISGNCTAATEVDLTNQDMLLDPKCSANCNGDMSCYQVGKSEVIDLLSPPPTRQHHTVSKFPQSNCQDIDVIDLSESETDVSPEHERKARELRLFLASIRDDVP; encoded by the exons ATGGGATCTGAGTTTTCATGCATGATCAAAGAGGCAAAAGTTTTGGCCGTGGCACTTGGTATCCCTTGTTTAGATGG GATTGAGGAGGCGGAAGCACAGTGTGCTTTGTTAAACTCAGAATCGTTATGT GATGGATGTTTCACTTCGGATTCTGATGTCTTCCTATTTGGTGCAAGGACAGTGTATAGGGATATCTGCCTTG GAGATGGCGGCCATGTCGTCTGCTATGAAATGGCAGACATTGAGGGACAGCTTGGATTTGGAAGGAACTCACTG ATTACCCTCGCCCTACTTCTTGGTGGTGACTACTCCCAAGGAGTTTATGGTCTGGGTCCC gAGTCGGCTTGTCAGATTGTTAAATCCGTTGGAGACAATGTTGTCCTTCAAAAAGTTGCATCTGAAGGACTGTCCTTtgtaaagaagaaaagaggttCAAAGAAACAGGGGCCTGTTTCCAAGGGCAATGACAAGGAGAACTCACTGGATCAAGAGATAAATATTAATG GAAGTGAGCACGATTCACAAAGCAATGATCAGTTCTTGCAAGTTATCAATGCTTATTTGAAGCCCAAGTGTCACTCGGTAGATTCTGATACCGTGCATAG GGCTTCTGCTCAATATCCTTTTCAACGTGCCAAACTTCAGCAGATATGTGCTCAGTTCTTTGGGTGGCCTCCAGAGAAAACAG ATGAGTATATCCTTCCAAAGATTGCTGAAAGAGATTTACGGCGATTTTGTAATTTGCGTTCCACTTCATCAGATCTAGGACTGAAGCTTCCACTGCACAAG ATGCCAGTAAAATGCCCTTTAGCTCGAATTATCAAGCACCGAAGGGCTCAAGGAAGAGATTGTTATGAGGTTTCATGGGAGAATTTAGATGGAATTGAAACTTCCATAGTACCATCAGAGCTCGTACAGAG TGCCTGTCCTGAGAAGATTGTGGAATTTGAGAGAAAAGCTgaagagaagaaacaaaatcacCGAAAAGCCAGGcaaaagaaatcagaaaaggGATCTTCTGTGGCTGAAATTGATCTAAAACTCCAAAGACTATTACTTGACATTGAATTGGGAAGCAGTTCTGTTCATGATCCCTCCTTTTCTTCTGTGTTGATATCAGGAAACTGTACTGCTGCAACAGAAGTTGATCTAACAAACCAAGATATGTTACTTGATCCAAAGTGCAGTGCTAACTGCAATGGTGATATGTCTTGCTATCAAGTTGGTAAAAGTGAGGTCATTGACCTCTTAAGCCCTCCCCCAACAAGACAACACCATACTGTTTCCAAATTTCCACAATCAAATTGTCAAGATATTGATGTGATTGATTTGAGTGAGTCGGAAACTGATGTGTCACCTGAACATGAGAGGAAGGCAAGAGAACTGAGGTTATTCTTAGCCAGCATTAGGGATGATGTCCCCTGA